A window from Micromonospora profundi encodes these proteins:
- a CDS encoding deoxyribonuclease IV: MRIGAHVDSTDPLAEASARSADTVQFFLADPQGWKAPKPREDAEQLRAAEVDLYVHAPYVINVATLNNRIRIPSRKLLLGHATAAATIGAKGLIVHGGHVNAGDDLAVGFDNWRKTFAYAADSGGFGVPVLIENTAGGDNACARRLDALARLWDAIGDHEVGFCLDTCHAYAGGEELLGLVDRVKAITGRIDLVHANNSKGGFNSGQDRHDNLDGGTIDPELVVAVIRAAGAPVIVETPGGVAGQAADIEFLRQQLGTEHPGA; encoded by the coding sequence ATGCGTATCGGAGCCCACGTCGACTCGACCGACCCGCTGGCGGAGGCATCTGCCCGATCCGCCGACACCGTGCAGTTCTTCCTCGCCGACCCGCAAGGGTGGAAAGCCCCCAAGCCGCGGGAGGACGCCGAGCAGCTGCGCGCCGCCGAGGTCGACCTCTACGTGCACGCGCCGTACGTCATCAACGTGGCCACCCTCAACAACCGCATCCGGATCCCCAGCCGCAAGCTGCTGCTCGGGCACGCGACCGCCGCCGCCACGATCGGCGCCAAGGGCCTGATCGTCCACGGTGGGCACGTCAACGCCGGAGACGACCTGGCGGTCGGCTTCGACAACTGGCGCAAGACCTTCGCGTACGCGGCCGACTCCGGCGGATTCGGCGTGCCGGTTCTGATCGAGAACACCGCAGGCGGCGACAACGCGTGCGCGCGCCGGCTGGACGCGCTGGCCCGACTCTGGGACGCCATCGGCGACCACGAGGTCGGCTTCTGCCTGGACACCTGCCACGCGTACGCCGGTGGTGAGGAACTGCTCGGGCTGGTCGACCGGGTCAAGGCGATCACCGGGCGGATCGATCTGGTGCACGCCAACAACTCCAAGGGCGGGTTCAACTCCGGCCAGGACAGGCACGACAACCTGGACGGCGGGACGATCGACCCGGAGTTGGTCGTGGCGGTGATCCGGGCCGCCGGTGCGCCGGTGATCGTCGAAACCCCGGGCGGCGTGGCCGGCCAGGCAGCGGACATCGAGTTCCTCCGTCAGCAGCTCGGGACGGAGCACCCGGGAGCATGA
- the rpsF gene encoding 30S ribosomal protein S6, with protein sequence MRHYEIMVILDPSLEERTVAPSLDTYLNVIRTAGGSVEKTDVWGRRRLAYEINKKAEGIYAVVDLQATPAAVAELDRQLRLNESVLRTKVIRPEMR encoded by the coding sequence TTGCGTCATTACGAGATCATGGTGATCCTCGATCCCAGCCTCGAGGAACGCACCGTTGCCCCGTCTCTCGACACGTACCTGAACGTGATCCGGACCGCGGGTGGCTCGGTTGAGAAGACGGACGTGTGGGGCCGCAGGCGCCTCGCGTACGAGATCAACAAAAAGGCAGAGGGCATCTACGCCGTCGTCGACCTGCAGGCCACGCCTGCCGCTGTCGCCGAGCTGGACCGTCAGCTGCGACTCAACGAGTCCGTGCTGCGCACCAAGGTCATCCGACCGGAAATGCGCTAA
- a CDS encoding single-stranded DNA-binding protein — MREEMVMAGDTTITVIGNLTDDPELRFTPSGAAVAKFRVASTPRFMDKASGEWKDGEPLFLACTVWRQAAEHVAESLQRGARVIVSGRLRQRSYETREGEKRTVIELEVDEIGPSLRYATAKVQKMSRSGGGGGGFGGGGGGNQGGGGGNFDDPWASAAPSPARAGSGANFDEEPPF, encoded by the coding sequence GTGCGCGAGGAGATGGTCATGGCAGGAGACACCACCATCACGGTCATCGGCAATCTGACCGATGACCCCGAGTTGCGGTTCACCCCCTCCGGGGCCGCGGTCGCCAAGTTCCGAGTCGCTTCGACGCCCCGCTTCATGGACAAGGCGTCGGGCGAGTGGAAGGACGGCGAGCCGCTGTTCCTCGCTTGCACCGTCTGGCGGCAGGCCGCCGAGCACGTCGCCGAGTCGCTGCAGCGCGGCGCCCGGGTGATCGTGTCGGGTCGGCTGCGTCAGCGGTCCTACGAGACCCGCGAGGGTGAGAAGCGCACTGTCATCGAGCTTGAGGTCGACGAGATCGGCCCGTCGCTGCGCTACGCCACGGCAAAGGTGCAGAAGATGTCCCGCTCCGGCGGCGGTGGCGGCGGCTTCGGTGGCGGTGGTGGTGGCAACCAGGGCGGCGGCGGAGGCAACTTCGACGACCCCTGGGCTTCGGCCGCTCCTTCTCCCGCGCGTGCCGGTTCGGGCGCCAATTTTGACGAGGAGCCACCGTTCTAA
- the rpsR gene encoding 30S ribosomal protein S18: MAPSARDRKPGARATAKAAALRKPKKKVNPLDKDGIAYIDYKDTALLRKFISDRGKIRARRVTGVTSQQQRQIARAVKNAREMALLPYTATTR; encoded by the coding sequence ATGGCGCCTAGCGCTCGCGATCGCAAACCAGGAGCACGTGCAACGGCCAAGGCTGCGGCACTGCGCAAGCCGAAGAAGAAGGTGAACCCGCTCGACAAGGACGGGATCGCCTACATCGATTACAAGGACACCGCGCTGCTGCGCAAGTTCATCTCCGACCGCGGCAAGATCCGCGCTCGTCGGGTGACCGGCGTGACCTCGCAGCAGCAGCGTCAGATCGCCCGTGCGGTCAAGAACGCCCGTGAGATGGCGCTCCTGCCGTACACGGCCACCACCCGCTGA
- the rplI gene encoding 50S ribosomal protein L9, with amino-acid sequence MKIILTQEVSGLGAPGDIVEVKDGFGRNYLLPQGFAIAWTKGAEKQVTVIKRARSAREIRDLDHANEVKGQLEGLKVNLKARAGDGGRLFGSVTSAEIVDAVKGAGGPVLDRRRLEVPGHIKSTGTYPVKIKLHPDVTASFNLNVVQG; translated from the coding sequence ATGAAGATCATCCTGACTCAGGAAGTGTCCGGCCTCGGTGCCCCGGGCGACATCGTCGAGGTCAAGGACGGCTTCGGCCGTAACTACCTGCTGCCGCAGGGCTTCGCGATCGCCTGGACCAAGGGCGCGGAAAAGCAGGTCACGGTCATCAAGCGGGCCCGTTCGGCCCGCGAGATCCGCGACCTCGACCACGCGAACGAGGTCAAGGGTCAGCTCGAGGGTCTCAAGGTCAACCTGAAGGCCCGCGCCGGCGACGGCGGGCGGCTCTTCGGCTCGGTCACCTCGGCCGAGATCGTCGACGCCGTCAAGGGCGCCGGCGGTCCGGTCCTCGACCGGCGCCGGCTGGAGGTTCCCGGTCACATCAAGTCGACCGGCACCTACCCGGTGAAGATCAAGCTGCACCCCGACGTGACCGCGTCGTTCAACCTGAACGTCGTTCAGGGCTGA
- the dnaB gene encoding replicative DNA helicase, producing MSVTDDMRAESRSGGGQPPAQRDGQFDKTPPQDVAAEQCVLGGMLLSKDAIADVVEILKTNDFYRPVHATIFDTILDIYGRGEPADPITVAAALTDSGDLARIGGAPYLHTLIASVPTAANASYYARIVSERAVLRRLVEAGTKIVQLGYGTANGGSRDVDDIVDLAQQAVYDVTERRVSEDFAILADMLQPTLDEIEAVGAQGGMMTGVPTGFTDLDRLLNGLHAGQLIIVAGRPGLGKSTASMDFARNAAIRANQAAAIFSLEMSKVEIVMRLLSAEARVPLHVLRSGQLSDDDWTKLARCMGEISEAPLFVDDTPSMNLMEIRAKARRLKQRHDLKMIVVDYLQLMTSPKRTESRQQEVADLSRGLKLLAKEVECPVIAVSQLNRGPEQRTDKRPQLSDLRESGSIEQDADVVILLHRDDYYDKESPRAGEADFIVAKHRNGPTDTVTVAAQLHLSRFVDMAIG from the coding sequence GTGTCGGTCACCGACGACATGCGGGCGGAGTCGCGCTCCGGCGGCGGCCAGCCGCCCGCGCAGCGGGACGGCCAGTTCGACAAGACCCCACCCCAGGATGTCGCCGCCGAGCAGTGCGTGCTCGGCGGCATGCTGCTGTCCAAGGACGCGATCGCCGACGTCGTCGAGATCCTCAAGACCAACGACTTCTACCGGCCGGTCCACGCCACGATCTTCGACACCATCCTCGACATCTACGGTCGGGGCGAGCCGGCCGACCCGATCACCGTGGCCGCCGCCCTTACCGACTCGGGCGACCTGGCCCGCATCGGCGGGGCTCCCTACCTGCACACCCTCATCGCCAGCGTGCCCACCGCCGCGAATGCCTCCTACTACGCGCGGATCGTCAGTGAGCGGGCGGTGCTGCGCCGACTGGTCGAGGCCGGCACCAAGATCGTGCAGCTGGGCTACGGCACCGCGAACGGCGGCAGTCGAGACGTCGACGACATCGTGGACCTCGCCCAGCAGGCCGTCTACGACGTCACCGAACGGCGGGTCAGCGAGGACTTCGCGATCCTGGCCGACATGTTGCAGCCGACGCTGGACGAGATCGAGGCGGTGGGCGCGCAGGGCGGGATGATGACCGGCGTGCCGACCGGCTTCACCGACCTGGACCGGCTGCTCAACGGCCTCCACGCTGGGCAATTGATCATCGTGGCGGGCCGGCCTGGTTTGGGCAAATCAACCGCAAGTATGGACTTTGCCCGAAATGCTGCTATTCGCGCCAACCAGGCGGCCGCCATCTTCTCGCTCGAAATGAGCAAGGTCGAGATCGTCATGCGGCTGCTCTCGGCCGAGGCGCGGGTGCCGTTGCACGTGCTGCGCAGCGGGCAGCTCTCCGACGACGACTGGACCAAGCTGGCCCGGTGCATGGGCGAGATCAGCGAAGCTCCGCTCTTCGTCGACGACACCCCGAGCATGAACCTCATGGAGATTCGGGCCAAGGCCCGCCGGCTCAAGCAGCGACACGACCTGAAGATGATCGTGGTCGACTATCTCCAGCTGATGACCTCACCGAAGCGCACCGAGAGTCGTCAGCAGGAGGTCGCCGACCTCTCCCGTGGCCTCAAGCTCCTAGCCAAGGAGGTCGAGTGCCCGGTCATCGCTGTCAGTCAGCTCAACCGTGGTCCCGAGCAGCGCACCGACAAGCGGCCCCAATTGTCGGATTTGCGGGAATCTGGCTCGATCGAGCAGGATGCCGACGTTGTCATACTTCTGCACCGCGACGATTACTACGACAAGGAGTCGCCGCGCGCGGGCGAGGCGGATTTCATTGTTGCCAAGCATCGGAATGGCCCGACCGACACGGTGACAGTGGCGGCGCAGTTGCACCTGTCCCGGTTCGTGGACATGGCAATCGGATGA
- a CDS encoding maleylpyruvate isomerase N-terminal domain-containing protein: MTAIPQAEALAQAYDGITAVVDGLDDAGLQRPTRCRGWLVADLLLHVLGDAQRALVTLASPTSGPADSDDVSYWRDFPADGADAAQHAWWVRRSAAAFDRPTGIVRLWTETAPAAVRAAASTDPEGYVSTQGHVLRVPDFLATLTTEAVVHHLDLTPDLPDAPPPGPLAVRVAVATMDGLLSDDTVRPTAWDDHDFLLKATGRLPLTDRDRLELGESAGWFPLLG; encoded by the coding sequence ATGACCGCGATTCCGCAGGCCGAGGCGCTGGCCCAGGCGTACGACGGCATCACCGCCGTGGTCGACGGCCTGGACGACGCGGGCCTGCAACGGCCCACCCGCTGCCGGGGTTGGCTCGTCGCGGACCTGCTGCTGCACGTCCTCGGTGACGCCCAGCGGGCCCTGGTCACACTGGCCAGCCCCACCTCCGGCCCCGCCGACAGCGACGACGTGAGCTACTGGCGTGACTTTCCCGCCGACGGTGCTGACGCGGCCCAGCACGCCTGGTGGGTCCGACGATCAGCTGCCGCGTTCGACCGTCCTACCGGAATCGTCAGGCTCTGGACCGAGACCGCACCGGCGGCCGTCCGCGCCGCCGCGTCAACCGACCCCGAGGGGTACGTGAGCACCCAGGGCCACGTGCTGCGCGTGCCGGATTTCCTCGCCACCCTCACCACCGAGGCAGTCGTCCACCACCTCGACCTGACACCCGACCTGCCCGACGCCCCGCCGCCCGGTCCACTGGCCGTACGCGTCGCCGTGGCCACCATGGACGGCCTGCTCAGCGACGACACGGTCCGCCCGACCGCCTGGGACGATCACGATTTCCTGCTGAAGGCGACCGGGCGACTTCCGCTCACCGACCGGGACCGGCTGGAGCTGGGCGAGTCGGCAGGTTGGTTTCCGCTGCTCGGTTGA
- a CDS encoding TFIIB-type zinc ribbon-containing protein, whose product MSLTCPKCRGEMRQYERSGVVIDQCGECRGIFLDRGELEKLFEAEANWSRQQAGGPPPPPPAQQPGGYPPPHAPAQHQPGYGSVPPPPPPPGYPQAPVYGQQHHGYHGHYKRKKRKGFLDEMFG is encoded by the coding sequence ATGAGCCTCACCTGTCCCAAGTGTCGCGGAGAAATGCGTCAGTACGAGCGCAGCGGTGTCGTCATCGACCAGTGCGGGGAGTGCCGGGGCATCTTCCTCGACCGCGGCGAGTTGGAGAAGCTGTTCGAGGCGGAGGCCAACTGGAGCCGCCAGCAGGCCGGTGGCCCACCGCCGCCGCCTCCCGCCCAGCAGCCCGGCGGCTACCCACCGCCGCACGCCCCAGCGCAGCACCAGCCCGGGTACGGCTCCGTGCCTCCGCCGCCGCCCCCGCCCGGCTACCCGCAGGCGCCGGTCTACGGTCAGCAGCACCACGGCTACCACGGGCACTACAAGCGCAAGAAGCGCAAGGGCTTCCTCGACGAGATGTTCGGCTGA
- a CDS encoding phosphoribosyltransferase yields the protein MTTYRDRDDAGQVLADRLTALVGDPDVVVLGLVRGGVPVARVVAERLGAPLDVLVVRKLGMPWAREVAFGAVGPGGVQVLNDVVASRLSSDDIAEVNHRELAELERRERLYRGNRPPLDLTDRTAVIVDDGLATGATARAAVEVVRRLGARRVVVAVPVGAQEAYELLAAEADQVICAQRPPEFGAVSVYYDDFHEVSDDEVTEALTATA from the coding sequence ATGACCACGTACCGCGACCGCGACGACGCGGGCCAGGTGCTCGCCGACCGCCTTACCGCACTCGTCGGCGACCCGGACGTCGTCGTCCTCGGCCTGGTCCGGGGCGGCGTGCCGGTGGCCCGGGTCGTCGCCGAGCGGCTCGGCGCGCCCCTTGACGTACTCGTCGTTCGCAAGCTCGGCATGCCCTGGGCACGGGAGGTCGCCTTCGGCGCGGTCGGCCCGGGTGGCGTGCAGGTGCTCAACGACGTGGTGGCGAGCCGGCTCAGCAGCGACGACATCGCCGAGGTCAACCACCGCGAACTGGCCGAGTTGGAACGTCGGGAACGGCTCTACCGGGGCAACCGCCCACCGTTGGACCTCACCGACCGGACCGCCGTGATCGTCGACGACGGGCTGGCCACCGGCGCGACCGCGCGGGCCGCCGTCGAGGTCGTCCGCCGGCTCGGCGCCCGCCGGGTAGTGGTCGCCGTCCCGGTCGGCGCGCAGGAGGCGTACGAGTTGCTGGCCGCCGAAGCCGACCAGGTCATCTGCGCCCAGCGCCCGCCGGAGTTCGGAGCGGTGAGCGTCTACTACGACGACTTCCACGAGGTTTCCGACGACGAGGTCACCGAGGCGCTCACAGCAACCGCATAG
- a CDS encoding glycosyltransferase 87 family protein produces MIAEAPTARHRRWRTLDNAAGGLALDLGLYAASALFAAITAVTSTLLPHRAWGAVAAVGYLVAALAVVAQLLLRRRIPTSRLVGLPARWAVTGLTWASTALLPVIWQSFERATGRTDRAQEEVLVVEQAGIRLLDHGTPYLGRDAIAALPPGEQLLGYTPYQPGMAIFGLPRALLDSPWTDSRVWFAVGTALALALAVNALRTPTPTAGDHPRGAALLRGVQAATVLPICALTLATGGDDLPVLALCLLALAFAAADRPGRAGIAVGLAGALKLFAWPIALVLIIWGLTRRAGGRVAAGAVGLPVAALLPALLVDRDALIENVLRFPLGHGLVTSPAQSPFPGYLIASALPAGRFVASALLVAAGVAIAVRLVRRPPRTAVATALICGYGLLAAIALMPSTRFGYLLYPLALLTWAPALHRPATTEPTAPAPERVSGRATSV; encoded by the coding sequence GTGATCGCCGAAGCCCCGACCGCCCGCCACCGTCGCTGGCGAACGCTCGACAACGCCGCTGGCGGGCTCGCCCTCGACCTCGGCCTGTACGCCGCTTCGGCCCTCTTCGCAGCGATCACAGCGGTCACCTCGACCCTGCTGCCGCATCGGGCCTGGGGTGCGGTCGCCGCCGTGGGATACCTGGTCGCGGCCCTTGCGGTGGTCGCCCAACTCCTCCTGCGTCGACGCATCCCGACATCCCGGCTGGTCGGCCTGCCGGCCCGCTGGGCGGTCACCGGACTCACCTGGGCCAGCACCGCACTGCTGCCCGTCATCTGGCAGAGCTTCGAGCGGGCCACCGGACGCACCGACCGGGCGCAGGAAGAGGTGCTGGTCGTGGAACAGGCAGGCATCCGGCTGCTCGACCACGGCACCCCGTACCTGGGGCGCGACGCGATCGCCGCCCTGCCGCCGGGCGAGCAACTCCTCGGCTACACCCCGTACCAGCCGGGCATGGCGATCTTCGGCCTGCCCCGGGCGCTGCTGGACAGCCCCTGGACCGACTCCCGGGTGTGGTTCGCGGTCGGCACCGCGCTGGCACTCGCCCTGGCCGTGAACGCCCTGCGCACCCCGACGCCCACCGCCGGAGATCACCCGCGAGGCGCCGCGCTGCTGCGGGGCGTACAGGCCGCCACCGTCCTGCCGATCTGCGCACTCACCCTCGCCACCGGCGGCGACGACCTCCCCGTACTCGCACTCTGCCTCCTTGCCCTCGCGTTCGCCGCCGCCGACCGGCCCGGCCGGGCCGGAATCGCTGTCGGCCTTGCCGGCGCACTGAAGCTGTTCGCCTGGCCGATCGCCCTCGTCCTGATCATCTGGGGCCTGACCCGGCGTGCCGGCGGCCGGGTCGCCGCAGGCGCTGTCGGACTGCCCGTCGCCGCCCTGCTCCCGGCCCTGCTGGTAGACCGCGACGCGCTCATCGAGAACGTGCTGCGCTTCCCCCTCGGCCACGGCCTGGTCACCAGCCCTGCCCAGTCCCCGTTCCCCGGCTACCTGATCGCCTCCGCACTGCCCGCTGGCAGGTTTGTCGCCTCCGCACTGCTCGTCGCGGCCGGTGTGGCAATCGCCGTCCGGCTCGTCCGCCGCCCGCCCCGCACTGCCGTCGCCACCGCGCTGATCTGCGGGTACGGGTTGCTCGCCGCGATCGCCCTGATGCCGTCCACCCGGTTCGGCTACCTCCTGTACCCGCTGGCCCTGCTCACCTGGGCACCCGCACTGCACCGCCCGGCAACCACCGAACCGACCGCACCGGCACCTGAGCGCGTTTCCGGTCGGGCCACATCGGTGTAA
- a CDS encoding putative bifunctional diguanylate cyclase/phosphodiesterase, giving the protein MTLPQRREIETDRRLLLLVGLIVVVAGTIVVTSLPAALSSAKPATVNDAAKLVMITLVIALGTLVKARVRIRSTTQSISWNDTAIIVGAAIAPTSVVVLCTAVGIALASIRLAPMKLAFGIGKNVIVAWGAGTALAMTTWTWPPAGTASLIVPLALAYMVAALLDDLLAIPVIALASGTKVVKQFRSNLDLRLGGFAVRFIVAACTLLVLRIDPRLLLAVPPLVLSLHLAYSARIRGRTEQQAWQRLARTTDALNVVDLDKVLTTAVTQAAELFSADEVEIELREGARTVRGGTGGITFDAATGTPTEVDGTVVPAPLEGHDRSVDVGMLRLRFRGPVQLSERERYTLRTFASALCTAVRNAQAYAELARVADEHAYAAAHDALTGLANRRHLLDQGTEQLSTRHADGVTALVLIDLNHFKEVNDTLGHAAGDQVLVQVADRLRNAAQGSDLVARLGGDEFAVLLRGLPAPAIAAHRAETLLAALHEPFGLDGMRISVEASGGISVAPASGGMAELLRRADVAMYQAKRAGQRISTYAPTRDTADLGRLTLGGELPRAVADHEFIVNFQPIVDLGTGEVTSAEALARWHHPTHGLIDPLRFLEAVERSGLLPAFAEAILDQALIAATNWRDAGFDIPVAVNVSPRSLLDARFPGSVLARLRTHDLPPDRLVLELTETLTLSQLDVVDRVLSRLRDEGVRLALDDFGTGYSSLSLLSRIPVHELKIDRSFVTTMESSAEAAAVIRSTVDLGRSLNLDVVAEGVESEPQRRALWELGCVAGQGHLFARPMPAGTLLATLQRGSGGRPGALAPPLHDTGAVIRLTQSRRPGGRSRPDQLPHLPA; this is encoded by the coding sequence GTGACCCTTCCTCAGCGACGAGAGATCGAGACCGATCGGCGGCTGTTGCTGCTCGTCGGTCTCATCGTCGTTGTGGCCGGAACCATCGTCGTCACATCGCTACCAGCCGCACTGAGTTCAGCAAAGCCTGCGACGGTGAACGACGCGGCGAAGCTCGTCATGATCACCCTCGTGATCGCGCTGGGCACCCTGGTCAAGGCCCGGGTGCGGATCCGGTCGACGACCCAGTCGATCAGTTGGAACGATACGGCGATCATCGTCGGCGCAGCCATTGCTCCGACTTCGGTCGTGGTGCTCTGCACTGCGGTCGGGATTGCTCTCGCTTCGATTCGCCTCGCGCCGATGAAGCTGGCCTTCGGCATCGGAAAGAACGTGATCGTGGCCTGGGGTGCCGGCACGGCACTGGCAATGACGACGTGGACCTGGCCCCCCGCGGGCACCGCGTCCCTCATCGTGCCGTTGGCCCTCGCCTACATGGTCGCCGCCCTACTGGACGATCTGCTCGCCATCCCGGTCATCGCGCTGGCTTCCGGGACCAAGGTCGTGAAGCAGTTTCGGAGCAATCTCGACCTCCGGCTCGGCGGCTTCGCCGTGCGTTTCATTGTCGCGGCCTGTACGCTGCTCGTCCTGCGCATAGACCCTCGTCTACTGCTTGCCGTCCCACCTCTGGTCCTGAGCTTGCACCTGGCCTACTCCGCGCGCATCCGGGGCCGCACCGAGCAGCAGGCGTGGCAGCGCCTCGCCCGCACCACCGACGCCCTCAACGTCGTCGACCTCGACAAGGTCCTCACCACCGCAGTTACCCAGGCGGCCGAGTTGTTCTCCGCCGACGAGGTCGAGATCGAGCTGCGCGAGGGCGCTCGTACCGTCCGGGGCGGCACCGGCGGCATCACCTTCGACGCCGCGACCGGTACGCCCACCGAAGTGGACGGCACCGTCGTCCCCGCGCCGCTGGAAGGTCATGACCGTTCCGTCGACGTCGGCATGCTGCGGCTGCGTTTCCGGGGCCCGGTGCAGCTCTCCGAGCGGGAGCGGTACACGCTGCGTACCTTCGCGTCCGCCCTCTGCACAGCCGTCCGAAACGCCCAGGCGTACGCCGAACTGGCCCGGGTGGCCGACGAACACGCGTACGCGGCCGCGCACGACGCGCTGACCGGCCTGGCCAACCGTCGGCACCTGCTCGATCAAGGCACCGAACAGTTGAGCACCCGGCACGCCGACGGCGTGACCGCGCTGGTGTTGATCGACCTCAACCACTTCAAGGAGGTCAACGACACGCTCGGTCACGCCGCCGGGGACCAGGTGCTGGTGCAGGTCGCGGACCGGCTGCGCAACGCCGCCCAGGGCAGTGACCTGGTGGCGCGTCTCGGCGGCGACGAGTTCGCCGTACTCCTGCGTGGGCTGCCGGCCCCCGCGATCGCCGCGCACCGGGCGGAAACGCTGCTCGCGGCGTTGCACGAGCCGTTCGGGCTGGACGGCATGCGGATCAGCGTCGAGGCCAGCGGCGGGATATCCGTCGCCCCGGCCAGCGGCGGCATGGCCGAGTTGCTGCGCCGCGCAGACGTGGCGATGTACCAGGCCAAGCGGGCCGGGCAGCGCATCTCCACGTACGCCCCGACCCGGGACACCGCCGACCTGGGCCGTCTCACCCTCGGCGGCGAACTGCCACGGGCCGTCGCGGACCACGAGTTCATCGTCAACTTCCAACCCATCGTCGACCTGGGCACCGGCGAGGTGACGAGCGCGGAGGCGTTGGCCCGCTGGCACCACCCCACGCACGGGCTGATCGATCCGCTGCGTTTCCTGGAGGCGGTGGAGCGCTCCGGCCTGCTGCCGGCCTTCGCCGAGGCGATCCTCGACCAGGCGCTGATCGCCGCGACCAACTGGCGTGACGCCGGCTTCGACATACCGGTCGCGGTGAACGTGTCTCCGCGCAGCCTGCTGGACGCGCGCTTCCCGGGCTCGGTGCTGGCCCGCCTGCGCACCCACGACCTGCCACCGGACCGGCTGGTGCTGGAGTTGACCGAGACGTTGACGCTCAGTCAGCTCGACGTGGTGGACCGGGTGTTGAGCCGGCTACGCGACGAGGGCGTCCGGCTTGCGCTTGACGACTTCGGCACCGGCTACTCCTCGCTCTCCCTGCTCTCCCGCATCCCGGTGCACGAGTTGAAGATCGACCGCAGTTTCGTGACGACGATGGAAAGTTCGGCGGAGGCAGCTGCCGTCATCCGCTCCACCGTCGACCTGGGCCGGAGCCTCAACCTGGACGTGGTCGCCGAAGGTGTGGAGAGCGAGCCGCAGCGACGCGCCCTCTGGGAGCTCGGTTGCGTCGCCGGCCAGGGCCATCTGTTCGCCCGGCCGATGCCCGCCGGCACGCTGCTCGCCACCTTGCAGCGGGGTTCGGGTGGCCGGCCCGGCGCTCTGGCACCGCCGCTGCACGACACCGGCGCGGTGATCCGGCTGACGCAGTCCCGCCGTCCGGGCGGCCGATCCCGCCCTGACCAGCTTCCCCACCTGCCGGCCTGA